Proteins encoded by one window of Sandaracinaceae bacterium:
- a CDS encoding PIN domain-containing protein, protein MSAARGLVLDAGAFIAAERRDERMVALVAALHKARIPLVTSAGVVGQVFRGGTGRQVPVSFLLRQTAVIDLTYAVARVLGRMLGSTKTSDVIDAHIVLLARERDWTVLTSDPDDLRRIDPGLTIETI, encoded by the coding sequence GTGAGCGCTGCGCGCGGTCTCGTGCTCGACGCGGGCGCGTTCATCGCGGCGGAGCGACGTGACGAGCGCATGGTCGCGCTCGTCGCAGCGCTTCACAAAGCCAGGATTCCGCTGGTGACCTCGGCAGGTGTGGTTGGACAGGTCTTTCGTGGAGGCACGGGACGGCAGGTCCCCGTCAGCTTCCTCCTGCGCCAGACAGCGGTCATCGACCTCACCTATGCGGTGGCGCGCGTACTCGGCCGGATGCTCGGGAGCACCAAGACCTCCGATGTCATCGATGCACACATCGTCCTGCTGGCGCGCGAGCGAGACTGGACCGTGCTCACCTCCGACCCCGACGACCTGCGCCGGATCGACCCGGGCCTGACGATCGAGACGATCTAG